The genomic stretch AAGGAATGATTGATTTAAGCGCATGGAAAGGCAAAGGTGTTTTTCAATATTGGAACGATGAAAATAATTTTAAACATTTTACGATAACAAGCGATAAAAAAATTGAATGGAATGAGGATATTGATATGGACCCGGATGCATTCTATTTAAAATTAATCGGTAAAACTTTTGAAGAATATGCCGGTAATAAGCAGCTTTTACGGTATTCTGATTAAGATGTATTTTGGCGACCATGTGCCGCCGCATTTTCATGCTGAATATGGCGAATTTTCTGCGCAAATCAGGATTGAAGATTTAGGAATTGAAGTCGGAAATTTGCCGCCAAAAGCGCTGTCGCTTGTTGTTGAGTGGGCAAGCGTGCATCAAAATGAATTAATGCAAAATTGGAAAAACCTGAGCGAAAAAGGCAATGGGAATTTTATAAAAATAGAACCATTGAAATAAAATTGAAAACGATGAATTTCAAAAACAACATACCGGTTGAAGCGAAATACTCAAAACGCAATACCAAAATACAAACGATTTGGTTTATTGTTGCTCTTATTCTTTGGGGAGGCGGCACATATTTGTTGTGGAATGAAAAATCTCGTTTTGTTTCATTATCTGTTTTTGCAATAATAATTACAAGTGCAGTTAATTATTATGTTGGGTGGAAGAAATATAAAAATAAGCAGGAAGCATAAAATCATCTTTTTTGAATTTTTACTTTTGACTTTGAAACATGAAATTACTTTTAGATAAAGCACATATAGAAGGCATTCGCTATTACGATGTTTGGAAGAAAAACGGCGGCTATCAAAGCGTGGAAAAAGCATTGAAAATGTCGCCCGAGGAAATTGTGGAAGAAGTAAAGAAAAGCGGCTTGCGCGGTCGCGGCGGTGCAGGTTTCCCAACGGGATTAAAATGGAGTTTCATTGCAAAGCCCGAAGGCGTTCCGCGCCATTTGGTGTGCAATGCAGATGAATCTGAACCCGGCACTTTCAAGGACAGATATTTGATGGAATTTTTGCCGCATCTGTTTATTGAAGGAATGATTATTTCGTCTTATGCGCTCGGCTCAAACACAAGCTATATCTACATTCGCGGCGAATATTCATGGATTCCCGATATTCTCGAACAAGCCATTGCCGAGGCAAAAGCGGCGGGTTATCTCGGTAAAAATATTTTAGGCAGCGGTTTTGATTGTGAGATATATGTTCATCGCGGTGCGGGCGCTTATATCTGTGGAGAAGAGACTGCGTTGATTGAAAGCCTCGAAGGCAAACGCGGCAATCCGCGCATCAAGCCGCCGTTTCCTGCGGTGCAAGGCGCATGGATGCGTCCGACGGTGGTAAACAACGTGGAAACTATTGCGACGGTTTCTCCTATCATAATGTTAGGCGGCGAAGAATACGGAAAAATCGGCGTGGGAAAATCAACGGGCACAAAATTAATTTCCGCTTGCGGTAATATTAATAAGCCGGGCGTTTATGAAATACCTTTCGATTTATCTGTCGAAGATTTTATTTACGGCGATGAATGGTGTGGCGGTATTCCGAAAGGAAAGAAATTAAAAGCCTGCATTCCCGGCGGTTCATCAGTGCCTATCTTGCCGGCAAATTTATTGTTGAAAACAGCAAAAGGCGAAACGAGATTGATGAATTACGAGAGCCTTTCCGACGGCGGTTTTCAGACAGGAACGATGTTGGGTTCGGGCGGTTTCATTGTGTTGGACGAAGACCAATGCGTAGTAAAACATACTTACACATTAGCTCGTTTTTACCGCCACGAAAGTTGCGGGCAATGTTCGCCTTGCCGCGAAGGAACGGGCTGGATGGAGAAAATTTTATACAAGATAGAAAAGGGACAAGGCAAGTTAAGCGATATAGATTTGTTGTGGGATATTCAGCGCAGAATTGAAGGCAATACGATTTGTCCGCTCGGCGATGCGGCGGCTTGGCCCGTTGCGGCGGCGATTCGTCATTTCAGGGATGAGTTTGAATGGCACGTGCTGAATCCCGAAGAATCGCAAGTACGTAATTATGGAATAGCGCATTACGCAGACCCGTTGGAAGTCGTAGCGTAGGTTTTTCACACAAGGACGCAGGGGAGCAAAGACGCAATAAAAAAATAATTGTAGTTATGACAGAAAATGAAATAGCAAAAATTGTTTTTGAAACTTCTTTGGAATTGCATCGCAACTATGGTCCCGGAATGTTTGAGAGTGTGTATGAAGAAATTTTGAGTTATGAATTAGCGAAGAAAAGTTTGTATATTGAAAGACAAAAACCAATTCCTGTTATTCATGAAGAAATAAAAATGGAAGTTGGATTTCGGGCAGATTTGATAGTAGAAAATAAGGTAATTGTTGAATTAAAGTCCGTTGAAGAATTGGCTAAAGTTCACTATAAACAAGTGATTACTTATTTGAAATTGACGAATTATAAATTAGGATTACTTATTAATTTTAATGTGGATTTATTGAAAGACGGATTTCATAGAATAGTAAACGGATTATAAAATTGCGCCTTTGCTTCTTTGTATCTTGGCGTGAAAATTTATAAACATGGCTGACGTACCACAATTTAAAGTAACAATAGACAATATTACCGTAGAAGTTCCTGCGGGAACTACGATATTGGAAGCGGCGCGCAAGATTGGCGGCGA from Arachidicoccus sp. BS20 encodes the following:
- a CDS encoding GxxExxY protein, translating into MTENEIAKIVFETSLELHRNYGPGMFESVYEEILSYELAKKSLYIERQKPIPVIHEEIKMEVGFRADLIVENKVIVELKSVEELAKVHYKQVITYLKLTNYKLGLLINFNVDLLKDGFHRIVNGL
- a CDS encoding DUF2442 domain-containing protein, with protein sequence MKNIIPYLKSATALPGYNLLVEFEDGIKGMIDLSAWKGKGVFQYWNDENNFKHFTITSDKKIEWNEDIDMDPDAFYLKLIGKTFEEYAGNKQLLRYSD
- a CDS encoding DUF4160 domain-containing protein, producing the protein MPVISSFYGILIKMYFGDHVPPHFHAEYGEFSAQIRIEDLGIEVGNLPPKALSLVVEWASVHQNELMQNWKNLSEKGNGNFIKIEPLK
- the nuoF gene encoding NADH-quinone oxidoreductase subunit NuoF produces the protein MKLLLDKAHIEGIRYYDVWKKNGGYQSVEKALKMSPEEIVEEVKKSGLRGRGGAGFPTGLKWSFIAKPEGVPRHLVCNADESEPGTFKDRYLMEFLPHLFIEGMIISSYALGSNTSYIYIRGEYSWIPDILEQAIAEAKAAGYLGKNILGSGFDCEIYVHRGAGAYICGEETALIESLEGKRGNPRIKPPFPAVQGAWMRPTVVNNVETIATVSPIIMLGGEEYGKIGVGKSTGTKLISACGNINKPGVYEIPFDLSVEDFIYGDEWCGGIPKGKKLKACIPGGSSVPILPANLLLKTAKGETRLMNYESLSDGGFQTGTMLGSGGFIVLDEDQCVVKHTYTLARFYRHESCGQCSPCREGTGWMEKILYKIEKGQGKLSDIDLLWDIQRRIEGNTICPLGDAAAWPVAAAIRHFRDEFEWHVLNPEESQVRNYGIAHYADPLEVVA